Sequence from the Miscanthus floridulus cultivar M001 chromosome 16, ASM1932011v1, whole genome shotgun sequence genome:
AAACCCgctcaaaaaaaaaactgaaaactaACCCTTCTGAGGTCTCCAGTGAAACTGTAAAAGTATCTTTTcgtttttgctttttttttttttgcaagccAATGAATCCCACTGTCACCCAAGATTTGCGATCGCCACTGCCACCCAAGTAAAAGTCGTCGTTCACTTTTGTTTAACATTTAGGCCGTTTAGACGATAATTAAATGGGTTAAATGGTCTAAACATTTTTGTATAGTAGCACTAAATATGTATAGAAAATATACATATTTacttatataaaaataaatattctattaaatattttttaaaataaaaaaactaaatccTGCCCCACCTCTTGTCACTACGATGTTAATTAGCAATCTCGTAGCTTTAATCTTTCAATGACTAAATTGTAAATCAAATGACCGTTAAGCTCATGTAATCATGTTCAATTAACTCGATTATGTTTAGTCCATTCAGTCGGGTTTTTTTTATTAAGTCTTAGGGGGGAGGGGGGGAGAATCCCCCACCTGAGCATTTCATTGATTGTTGGCTCTTAAAGCCAGATAGGTTTACAAACATTCAATTTTACATTTTCTGTGCTATATGATTACATTCCCTTTGACATCACAGAGCACCAAATCGTCGCAATGGTTCGATCTTCTTGTGGCAGTCGTGCTCCCCATAGATAAGCTTCAGATTTACATGCCGCCAAAGTTGCATTCAAGCTCATTTGCTCACCTCTGAATACCGGATTGTTCCGCCTTTTCCATATATTCCAACAGCATAAGATCAAGAAGGTACTGAAGTATTTTTGCCGGTATATGACCTGGTGGTTGTATCTACCTTAGAGCCTCAACTGACCAATCTTCATTAGTTGTTATCTGAACTGCATTCCATAATGGTTTTAATATTTTAAATGTCTAGCCGTTTAATTCACGTTTTATGACAGCGCGGACGGTCTTCATTCACCGTTTAAATGACCATTTAGGCGAATGGTGCTATTAGGTCAGCGGACTAGTTGCCTAGCTGCTTAAAAAAATCTGTGATTCATATTATGAACCAGTTAATAATCCTGTGAACTGGTAGTTTGGAGCTCCTAAATCCCGCTCAATCCCTTTGGAGACGGATTAACCGAACTAAAAAGACCTTCCGTAGTTCCGTGGATCTTCACGAGCTCTAAAGCTTCGTGCTGGTACAGTGGCGCAGCACTTTCCCATTTCGACTTTTTCCCACACGACAAGCTTTTCCCTTTTCTGGATCTTCCCTTGTCACAGCAGAGTCACCATTGGGCACTGCCGCACTGGCACTACTCATCGTCATCTTCTCACCCCTGCAGTGCAGTGCAGGCTGCAACGCAATCACAAGTGAATCATTGCGTCAGGACCTTTGGCCTTTGCGCTGCATGTACATGTACTTCCCTGATTTCGATTCCTTCGTCCACTGCACACTTCGGTTTCAGTTTCATCATACGCTGATTCCGTGATTCCATCACCACATGTTAATGATACTCCGTCATGCTTCAGAGCTCAAACAGCATGCTGACTACCGCCCTGTTCGCTTAACTGATAAGCCATAGCTAAAAGTACtgtcgactgatttgttgtgagagaaaaataatattcgttgactgaaaaagtacggcttataagacaagcgaacaagtATACGTTCTTGTACTCAAGGCGGCCATTATATCAGTGCCAGGAGCTCAAAACAAGCATCATCAACCGACAGCTGCGACGCTTAAACCACAACAACATAGCAGGATTAGCAGCATAAACCCTCGTTTTCTCAAAGGTAAACGGAACAGCATTGCAGTATATGAGTAGAATACTCCAGAGTAGCTAGCTCTCGAGCAGCTCGACGTTCCTGGATCCGGACGCCTGGTGCGCTTTCTGTCTACCAAGCACTACAACATTCATTCACATCAGAACCTAAGATAAAAAGCAACCAAAAAAGGCAGGGCGCCGACCGCCGACGTAAACCAACCAAGCCGCCATTATTCAAGCCACCAAAGAAATTCTTAGCGCCCCCATTTGTCGTCTGTCTGAACAAATCCCAAGCGCTGCCTCCACCTGATTGAGCTTATCCTGCTGAAAGggcaaaaaaaagagagaaggaaATCAGTCAGCAAAGCAGCAAAAGCAAGTGCATATGGCGGACTTTTTTAATTTGCAAATGCCCTGGGCAAGACAACTAAGGGCCCTCCTTTACTTGCAAAGCGAATACTGGGATGATGCGGCCATAAAGCAGAATTGCTTCATGCACTTGAACTCATTCATGCCAAAGGGCAtcttccctccctcccctcccctccctcatcCTTGAGAGCCCAGAACCAAGAACTGCAAAACCTTTTCAGTTTTTTACTTCATGATTAAGCATCAAGTTGGGGCTAAGGCATCCTCGCTCACACATCCCCAACAATTCCCACCATAATTCTGCAGCTTTTTTTCGAGCAGAATCGATACCCATGGAACAAATTCAAATCGAAGGGATGTTTTATTCTTATTCCACGATACAAGCAAACTGTAGCGAGTGGATATGAACAACAGATGCCCCTTTGACATATTACTACAGAAACTCACTCGTGGGACAATACAACAATACGCTTCTTTGGTGCTCCGGATTTGGTATAATGTTCCCAACTACAGAAGCTTCAAAAAACTGAACAGCAGCAGAACTGTATTTCACGCGcaaaagatatttgaaagagAGAAAATTAGAGGGCAAAGGCACAAAACACGGCAGGCAACCATAAGAAAACATACACACGTCAGGATGGTAGATGGTAGTGCAAAGAGCTAAAAGCTTCAATAAAAGAGTGAGGATGCAAAGAAAGAAAGAGGCGCCTAAGATTTCCAAAACCAACACAGCATTATTAAAGACAGACCACCACAAAGCAAAGCCAAGCATAGAATACACCCAAGCAAACCCCTTGAGGAGGCGCATGCACAGTCATCAGGATCAAAAAGCTGTCCAagggaagaagaaaagaaaagcacTCACGCTTGCACCAGACCACTCAGAGAAGCGCCACCCAAACCAGTAGAGCAGGGACACGCCAAAACCAAGAGCATGACCCAGCATCATCAATCATAGCCACATCATATAAACCAAGCACAGAGCACCCAAGAAAACAACATCAAGAGCAGACATCAACAGCCGGGAGAAACAGCGTCAAAGATGTACCCTTACCGCATGAGCAACGTGATGATTGGCTACCTCAACCTGGCCACTCTCCTTGCCTCGATTCCGATCATCGGGGCGGGGCTCTGGCTGGCCAAGGGCTCCACAACCACGTGCTCGTCGATCCTGCAGACGCCGCTCCTCGTCATCGGCTTTGCCGTGCTCCTCATCTCTCTTGCTGGTTTTGTGGGCGCCTGCTTCCATGTCGCCTGGGCGCTGTGGCTGTACCTCGTCGCCATCATACTCCTCATCGCTTTCCTTCTTGGGCTCACCGCGTTCGGGTTCGCAGTCACGGCAGGAGGCGGAGGCACACAGGTGTATGGTAGGCCTTACAGGGAGTACCACATCACTGACTACTCCTCATGGCTCCAGAAGCACATGCAGGACATCAAGTACTGGCGCCCAGCCCTCGCCTGTGTAGTTGGATCCAAGGCCTGTCCCAAGATTGAAAACTGGACTCCCATGGATTACCTCCAGCATGATCTCACGCCAATACAGGTTTGCACCTCACCGCTGATCTATTCTATTACCTATTCATTTCTCTCTGTTGTTGCTTCTGTTTTCTTTCAGTATTCATAGTGCAACCAATCTCTATTCTGTTAAAACCTGAATTGATTGTCTATTACTAGTATTTTCAGTATTTCAGCTGCTTCTGCCTTCTACTACTCTAATGCGCTGCAACTGTCAACTATCCTGCAGTCTGGCTGCTGCAAGCCACCAACAGCGTGCCAATACAGTGGAGGCATGCCTGTCGGGGCGCAGGATGAGGACTGCTACCGGTGGAACAATGCCCCAGACATCCTCTGCTACCAGTGCAACTCGTGCAAGGCCGGtgtgatggagcagatccgccagGACTGGCACAAGATCGCTGTCCTCGATGTCATCGTGCTCGCCGCTCTCATCTGCATCTGCGCCTGTGGCTGCTGCGCCTTCAGAAACGCTCGCCGCTCTCTGTCCGAGTACCCATACGGGGTAAACCAAATGTCCAAGATAAACCCACGCTGGGACTACTACTGGTACTCTAAGCAAAATAGTTCAGTTGTTTACTCCCTTCTTTCCCATTTAGCACCTCTTTCTCGTAAAATTGATTTTACCACTGAAAATGTAAAAATACATAGGCAAAAGGACAAGGTAAGGAAGCTTATCGAGCATAAACAATCCCATGACCAAAAGAAAACATCAATCATTATGAAGTTATTTATCAAGGATAAAAGAGACAGTTTTCTATTGTATCGCTACATTCATCACAACTATAATTATTCTTttgcagtatatatatatatatatcccagcTTTTATCCCTATTTGTTTTCTATGGTTTTTAACACTGCTTTGTGGTTTTGTTTGCTGTAGGTGGCGATGGTTCCGTGGTAGAAGAGAACAGCTCTACTAGGCTAGCtctagcttctcaatgtttgTATGATATTTTGCTCCTATCTTATATTGAAAAGATAATAATACTTGAGAGCTGTGTTAGCCCTTGCAGTACTCTATTTGTTTCAAGTTGTACAGCTTCTTCCAGGTCTGCATAATTAAGCTTCTGTAGATATTTGAGTTAAGAGGAGACTAAGCCATGAAGTAAAAGAGATGCCTAGTTTTTCCAATATGGTAGCCAACATTGTATCATGTAGAATTATATATGGCGAATTCAGGACAGAAGTGACTCCATGTGTATGGGGGAAACCAAACCACACAAGCAACTATGCCTATTCTACTGTTGGCGTGACTTCTATATTTTATTATGTTCTGAACATGGCTACCTTATGATATGATAGCACTGGATTCCCTACACTGAAGTTAAATTGGAGacaggctattcagtagccatgGAATTTTGATGCACTTAAACCTTTATTCACTGTGCAGCACAATTGCAAGATTCGCTGCATGATAACCTATATGAAAACTTCATGCAAGATGTAAGAAACAGGCAAATAATTTCCATTTGAGTCAAACTGTTGTACATTCCACAGCATAACTACTAACTGCTCCCAAGTACTAACTGTAACTAGATATGTCTCCAAAAGCTCATTTCTGTTCATTTATA
This genomic interval carries:
- the LOC136512388 gene encoding tetraspanin-6-like isoform X2 is translated as MYPYRMSNVMIGYLNLATLLASIPIIGAGLWLAKGSTTTCSSILQTPLLVIGFAVLLISLAGFVGACFHVAWALWLYLVAIILLIAFLLGLTAFGFAVTAGGGGTQVYGRPYREYHITDYSSWLQKHMQDIKYWRPALACVVGSKACPKIENWTPMDYLQHDLTPIQSGCCKPPTACQYSGGMPVGAQDEDCYRWNNAPDILCYQCNSCKAGVMEQIRQDWHKIAVLDVIVLAALICICACGCCAFRNARRSLSEYPYGVNQMSKINPRWDYYWWRWFRGRREQLY
- the LOC136512388 gene encoding tetraspanin-6-like isoform X1: MYPYRMSNVMIGYLNLATLLASIPIIGAGLWLAKGSTTTCSSILQTPLLVIGFAVLLISLAGFVGACFHVAWALWLYLVAIILLIAFLLGLTAFGFAVTAGGGGTQVYGRPYREYHITDYSSWLQKHMQDIKYWRPALACVVGSKACPKIENWTPMDYLQHDLTPIQSGCCKPPTACQYSGGMPVGAQDEDCYRWNNAPDILCYQCNSCKAGVMEQIRQDWHKIAVLDVIVLAALICICACGCCAFRNARRSLSEYPYGVNQMSKINPRWDYYWYSKQNSSVVYSLLSHLAPLSRKIDFTTENVKIHRQKDKVRKLIEHKQSHDQKKTSIIMKLFIKDKRDSFLLYRYIHHNYNYSFAVYIYIYPSFYPYLFSMVFNTALWFCLL